The Prunus persica cultivar Lovell chromosome G8, Prunus_persica_NCBIv2, whole genome shotgun sequence genome includes a region encoding these proteins:
- the LOC18767159 gene encoding uncharacterized protein LOC18767159 has protein sequence MDQDFRMMRSQVPAFGSWDWNQDLPFTQCFESATQAGLLRYTSYSDEDRDLYVAGDLYENDVVTPAMIVVPRRRNKSRQSNVKEAKEQSWVVSDAKEPPSPPPRHRPTPKPVDEDLYKISPETLYAKTRKKRGFGFFSSCLLPTCVA, from the exons ATGGATCAA GACTTTAGGATGATGAGAAGCCAAGTGCCAGCCTTTGGGAGCTGGGATTGGAACCAAGACCTCCCATTTACTCAGTGCTTTGAGTCAGCTACGCAAGCTGGGCTTCTGCGCTACACCAGTTACTCTGATGAGGATCGTGATTTATATGTTGCTGGTGATTTGTATGAGAACGACGTCGTCACACCTGCCATGATTGTTGTTCCTCGCAGAAGG AACAAAAGTCGTCAGTCAAATGTGAAAGAAGCAAAAGAGCAAAGTTGGGTGGTGAGTGATGCGAAGGAGCCACCAAGCCCTCCTCCCAGACACAGGCCTACCCCAAAGCCTGTGGATGAAGACTTGTACAAAATCTCACCAGAGACTCTCTATGCTAAAACCAGAAAG AAGAGAGGGTTTGGCTTCTTTTCAAGCTGCTTGCTGCCAACATGTGTTGCGTGA